A portion of the Colius striatus isolate bColStr4 chromosome 1, bColStr4.1.hap1, whole genome shotgun sequence genome contains these proteins:
- the GSX1 gene encoding GS homeobox 1 yields MPRSFLVDSLVLREAGEKKGEGSPPPPLFPYAVHPSHPLPGLPAGACHARKAGLLCVCPLCVTASQLHPPPPAIPLIKASFPAFSSQYCHSPLARQQHSVSAVSVGHAPALYQGAYPLPDPRQFHCISVDSTSSQLPSSKRMRTAFTSTQLLELEREFASNMYLSRLRRIEIATYLNLSEKQVKIWFQNRRVKHKKEGKSSSHRGGGGGHSCKCSSLSTTKCSEDDEDLRMSPSSSGKDDRGLAVTP; encoded by the exons ATGCCGCGCTCCTTCCTGGTGGACTCACTGGTGCTGCGCGAGGCTGGCGAGAAGAAGGGGGAGGGcagcccgccgccgccgctcttTCCCTACGCCGTGCACCCGTCGCACCCGCTGCCCGGGTTGCCAGCCGGCGCCTGCCACGCTCGCAAGGCCGGGCTGCTTTGCGTCTGCCCGCTCTGTGTCACTGCCTCCCAGCTGCACCCGCCGCCACCCGCTATCCCCCTCATCAAGGCCTCTTTCCCCGCCTTCAGCTCCCAGTACTGCCACTCGCCCCTGGCCCGACAGCAGCACTCCGTCTCCGCCGTCAGCGTCGGGCACGCACCGGCGCTCTACCAGGGCGCCTACCCGCTGCCCGACCCCCGCCAGTTCCACTGCATCTCCGTGG ACAGCACGTCCAGCCAGCTGCCCAGCAGCAAGCGGATGCGCACCGCCTTCACCAGCACGCAGCTCCTGGAGCTGGAGAGGGAGTTTGCCTCCAACATGTACCTCTCCCGGCTGCGGCGAATCGAGATCGCCACCTACCTGAACCTCTCCGAGAAGCAGGTGAAGATCTGGTTCCAGAACCGACGGGTCAAACACAAGAAAGAAggcaaaagcagctcccaccggggcggggggggcggCCACAGCTGCAAATGCTCGTCACTTTCCACCACCAAGTGCTCGGAAGACGATGAGGACTTGCGCATGTCTCCGTCCTCTTCGGGGAAGGATGACAGAGGCCTGGCAGTCACCCCCTAG